The Cricetulus griseus strain 17A/GY chromosome 9, alternate assembly CriGri-PICRH-1.0, whole genome shotgun sequence genome has a segment encoding these proteins:
- the LOC107978890 gene encoding vomeronasal type-1 receptor 2-like isoform X2 yields the protein MDFWNLAIRFIYLSQITAGSLGNFFLIFYYLSLYWRKHRVKPTDLILMHLMAANALIILSTGVPQAMADCGFKHFLNDFGCKLLVYIQGIGRSMSIGTTCLLSVFQALTISPRKSGCKDQKVKVEKNIHCHISLLWILYILINFIYYAYTFVKRDNKNVTRKRDIGYCSIVRWDEIGSSIYVALVVCPEVFFSVIMAWSSGSMIEILYRHKQRVQHIHSTHGSSKKSPESRVTQNILILVSTFLAFYTLSSILRGYLTLLYNHNWWLVNINRITSLCFPSFVPFVLIYRYSIVPRLLGLDKE from the coding sequence ATGGACTTCTGGAATCTGGCAatcagatttatttacttatcacaAATTACAGCTGGAAGTCTGGgaaatttctttctaattttctaCTACCTATCCCTTTACTGGAGAAAACACAGAGTAAAGCCCACTGATTTGATTCTCATGCACCTAATGGCAGCCAATGCCTTGATCATTCTTTCCACAGGAGTGCCCCAAGCAATGGCAGATTGTGGATTTAAGCATTTCTTGAATGATTTTGGATGCAAGCTCCTGGTGTACATTCAAGGAATTGGTAGGAGTATGTCAATTGGAaccacctgcctcttgagtgtcttCCAGGCCTTGACCATTAGTCCCAGGAAATCAGGTTGCAAGGATCAGAAAGTCAAAGTTGAGAAGAACATTCACTGCCACATCTCCCTCCTCTGGATCCTATACATATtgataaatttcatttattatgcatacaCATTTGTCAAGAGAGATAACAAAAATGTGACAAGAAAACGAGATATTGGTTATTGCTCCATTGTAAGGTGGGATGAAATTGGCTCTTCAATCTATGTAGCACTGGTGGTTTGCCCTGAAGTGTTCTTTTCTGTGATCATGGCCTGGTCCAGTGGTTCCATGATTGAAATTCTCTACAGGCACAAACAGAGGGTTCAACACATCCACAGCACCCATGGTTCTAGCAAAAAGTCCCCTGAATCCAGAGTCACCCAGAATATTTTGATCCTTGTGTCTACCTTTCTAGCTTTTTATACTCTGTCCTCCATCTTAAGAGGCTACCTTACTCTTTTATATAATCATAATTGGTGGCTGGTGAACATTAATCGGATcacttctctctgttttccatcATTTGTGCCCTTTGTTCTCATCTATCGGTACTCTATTGTACCCAGGTTGTTAGGTCTGGATAaggaataa